A window of Pseudodesulfovibrio hydrargyri contains these coding sequences:
- a CDS encoding ArnT family glycosyltransferase — MSALRTIWTRLENHPWLTMTLAVLAQTWFALSNRALWFSDEVRYADAYKNLAANGKWVVLALNGQPYPDKPPVYFWFLWLLDKLTPFHQPAVFFLGAALSGLFFLVAAYALARTLRFDRTTSLASTLILLSTFMVAALLHYSRMDLMFAALIILSHAAFFRAYSGTSEGWWPVWGFVLAGAATLVKGPLGFLFPLVNIALFLLFKGEAKRLLSRRTGLGLLAMLGMLAVWVGGVILAEGPGFLINTVLGKQILERATHTFHHKEAWWWYFAAFPLAWMPWTLALFAAPLKRLASPAFWSALWAGRRHAGPTTLLWIMFLGTFLFLSSLSGKVFIYVLPMFPPLALLTADSLRTMSDPRARRLWTLVGGLWIVIGAALLLAGDLIPVPVPVRGMGLCAAVLILGGAAIVSVRAKGFRAALMTCALAMILWIYPVGMLAAPSLDDAMSPRRQALILKDYIERGYAPFAARVYSGIYTFYAGHDYPEFDNYDRLIEEMATRDKAVLVIRESHWNDIRDRLTEFHVVDRQSIAGLVHVLAVKG, encoded by the coding sequence ATGAGCGCCCTTCGCACCATCTGGACCCGGCTCGAAAACCACCCCTGGCTGACCATGACCCTGGCCGTGCTGGCCCAGACCTGGTTCGCCCTGAGCAACCGGGCCCTGTGGTTCTCGGACGAGGTCCGCTACGCCGACGCCTACAAGAACCTGGCGGCCAATGGAAAGTGGGTCGTTCTGGCCCTGAACGGCCAGCCCTACCCGGACAAGCCGCCGGTCTACTTCTGGTTCCTTTGGCTCCTGGACAAGCTGACCCCGTTCCACCAGCCCGCCGTCTTCTTCCTGGGCGCCGCCCTTTCCGGCCTGTTCTTCCTGGTCGCGGCCTACGCCCTGGCCCGCACGCTCAGGTTCGACCGGACCACTTCCCTGGCCTCCACATTGATCCTGCTGTCCACCTTCATGGTCGCGGCCCTGCTGCACTACTCGCGCATGGACCTGATGTTCGCGGCCCTGATCATCCTCAGCCACGCCGCCTTCTTCCGCGCCTACTCCGGAACGTCCGAGGGCTGGTGGCCGGTCTGGGGATTCGTCCTGGCCGGGGCCGCCACCCTGGTCAAGGGACCGCTGGGCTTCCTGTTCCCGCTGGTCAATATCGCCCTGTTCCTGCTCTTCAAGGGCGAGGCCAAGCGGCTGCTCTCCCGGCGCACGGGCTTGGGCCTGCTGGCCATGCTCGGCATGCTCGCCGTCTGGGTGGGGGGCGTGATCCTGGCCGAGGGGCCGGGCTTTCTAATCAACACCGTGCTCGGCAAGCAGATATTGGAGCGGGCCACCCACACCTTCCACCACAAAGAGGCGTGGTGGTGGTATTTCGCGGCCTTCCCCCTGGCCTGGATGCCCTGGACCCTGGCCCTGTTCGCCGCCCCGCTGAAGCGGCTGGCCTCCCCGGCGTTCTGGTCCGCCCTGTGGGCCGGACGCCGCCATGCCGGGCCCACGACCCTGCTCTGGATCATGTTCCTGGGCACCTTCCTGTTTCTCTCCTCCCTGTCCGGCAAGGTCTTCATCTACGTCCTGCCCATGTTCCCGCCCCTGGCCCTGCTCACCGCCGACTCCCTGCGGACCATGAGCGACCCCCGCGCCCGGCGGCTGTGGACCCTGGTGGGCGGGTTGTGGATCGTGATCGGCGCGGCCCTGCTCCTGGCGGGCGACCTCATCCCGGTCCCGGTACCCGTGCGCGGCATGGGCTTGTGCGCGGCCGTGCTCATCCTCGGCGGCGCGGCCATCGTCTCGGTGCGCGCCAAGGGGTTCCGCGCCGCGCTAATGACCTGCGCCCTGGCCATGATCCTGTGGATATATCCGGTGGGCATGCTGGCCGCCCCGTCCCTGGACGACGCCATGAGCCCCCGGCGGCAGGCCCTCATCCTCAAGGACTACATCGAACGCGGCTACGCGCCCTTCGCCGCGCGGGTCTATTCCGGCATCTACACCTTCTATGCCGGGCACGATTACCCCGAGTTCGACAACTACGACCGGCTCATCGAGGAGATGGCGACCCGCGACAAGGCGGTCCTGGTCATCCGCGAAAGCCATTGGAACGACATCAGGGACCGGCTGACCGAGTTCCACGTGGTCGACCGGCAGTCCATCGCGGGCCTGGTCCACGTCCTGGCCGTCAAGGGATGA
- a CDS encoding DnaB-like helicase C-terminal domain-containing protein, whose protein sequence is MTITKEQTYTASQAIVKTLETIVQNFNIKANTGIPTHYHDFDMLMEGLQSGEVTVLAGRPSVGKTYFALNIALRSSIRSQIPIVIFAPSQSIDQITLRMCAIQSRIEYSRLQKGWLDDADWEKLYDATDIIQNSPIFIHDTPRLTLNTLSTQLIKSHSDTKAELYIIDYLQLIHPTTPRAPRDQEIADITREVKTLARELNVHIILISQLNRKVEERLDKRPMLADLRDSGAIEDDADNIVFLYRDALYNKSEDNPLKNHAEIIIAKHRNGTTGRGELFFKKEYGLFENMECSPIPQELSENTASGEE, encoded by the coding sequence ATGACAATAACTAAAGAACAAACTTACACAGCATCACAAGCTATTGTTAAAACATTAGAGACAATCGTTCAGAATTTTAACATAAAAGCAAACACTGGCATACCAACACATTATCATGACTTTGATATGCTAATGGAAGGATTACAGTCAGGAGAAGTCACTGTATTAGCTGGAAGACCAAGCGTCGGGAAAACGTATTTTGCCTTAAACATTGCTTTAAGATCATCAATCAGATCGCAAATACCAATAGTTATCTTCGCACCCTCACAATCAATAGATCAAATAACCCTCAGGATGTGTGCTATCCAAAGTAGAATTGAGTATTCACGCCTACAAAAAGGGTGGTTAGATGATGCCGATTGGGAGAAACTGTACGACGCTACCGATATCATTCAAAACTCTCCCATTTTTATACACGATACCCCAAGGCTCACACTCAACACTTTGTCGACACAGCTGATTAAAAGCCACAGTGATACCAAAGCTGAACTATATATTATTGACTACCTCCAACTTATCCACCCGACTACACCTCGTGCACCACGAGACCAAGAAATAGCCGACATTACTCGTGAGGTGAAAACATTGGCGAGGGAGTTAAATGTACATATAATTCTAATTTCACAATTAAATCGTAAGGTTGAAGAGCGGCTCGACAAACGCCCTATGCTTGCGGATTTACGTGATTCTGGAGCTATTGAAGATGACGCTGATAATATTGTATTCCTTTACAGGGATGCGCTCTACAACAAAAGTGAAGACAATCCACTGAAAAACCACGCAGAAATAATCATAGCAAAACACCGCAATGGGACAACTGGACGGGGGGAGCTTTTCTTTAAAAAAGAATATGGCCTGTTTGAGAACATGGAATGTTCACCTATTCCTCAAGAGCTTTCAGAGAATACAGCCTCCGGAGAGGAATAA
- a CDS encoding BON domain-containing protein gives MQILPGPPAKQAARDAARDELLIKELSERFGRTKRLNGTDLRVEVFRSHAILIGRTKDFSQKTAALAIAEEVNGLADVVDYISVEAPEAAPVTEGSVAVK, from the coding sequence CTGCAAATTCTTCCCGGCCCCCCGGCCAAACAGGCCGCCCGCGACGCGGCCCGCGACGAACTCCTCATCAAGGAACTGTCCGAACGGTTCGGCCGGACCAAGCGGCTCAACGGCACGGACCTCCGCGTGGAGGTCTTCCGCAGCCACGCCATCCTCATCGGGCGGACCAAGGACTTCAGCCAGAAGACAGCGGCCTTGGCTATTGCCGAGGAGGTCAATGGTTTGGCGGATGTGGTCGACTATATTTCGGTGGAAGCCCCAGAAGCCGCCCCCGTCACGGAAGGTTCGGTAGCGGTTAAGTAA
- a CDS encoding motility associated factor glycosyltransferase family protein yields MNPYPFLKDNIEYLQRTGNPIFQWLSTRPFNEEMLKTRLFRNEFGLHDWRMDNGKGMFESLPPQGLYGNWLHPEKAGTSATFVVGSNLGYGVNHLLTNTPDTHKVMLLEPRSEMLLACLGQTDYRPFFENKKFHLLVPDERFLSEVVRNLDLQFIYGQIHLKSDIPSRQLGPEYARWATWLKNKLENFSLELSTLRHRQDVMVGNEIDNFAKAMRDGSLKPMEGKGAGVGAVILGAGPSLETMAPLLKEKMGHVLYTCALQTIPSLQNLGIKPHLCAAIDYDKSMLKVFERLDPDFVQDVPLVYSTKIDPMILKRYPGPTLPLWTVGGVGTKVLEERDLVLDAGGNVSVTLSRFLRYCGVSHLLLAGQDYAWINGMSHSGGHHNHTTSDKRYSWHQTTRNMDGEEILTTVQYMTAKRELEDDLKQSDFPVFNLYGGGVVIEGTKVVDVDTAYAKGILASAPGAVESFLRNLNDCRHAVPPLRLEPRSPMWSNSMRNAEKHLTKLFRDLADNQQKVHEALSRVELFMKQDPLYCPYLFNEIVDMAGLTKAKYLYESKDLGEFKRIAKNVLRKVREIDRKVCLAADDQAVA; encoded by the coding sequence ATGAATCCGTACCCGTTCCTGAAAGACAACATCGAATACCTGCAACGCACCGGAAATCCCATCTTCCAGTGGCTGTCCACCCGCCCGTTCAACGAGGAGATGCTCAAGACCAGGCTGTTCCGCAACGAGTTCGGTCTGCACGACTGGCGCATGGACAACGGCAAGGGCATGTTCGAATCCCTGCCCCCGCAGGGGCTGTACGGCAACTGGCTGCACCCGGAAAAGGCCGGGACCTCGGCCACCTTCGTGGTCGGCTCCAACCTGGGCTACGGCGTCAACCACCTGCTGACCAACACCCCGGACACCCACAAGGTCATGCTCCTTGAGCCGCGCTCCGAGATGCTCCTGGCCTGCCTGGGCCAGACCGACTACCGGCCGTTCTTCGAGAACAAAAAGTTTCACCTGCTGGTCCCGGACGAACGGTTCCTGTCCGAGGTGGTCCGCAACCTGGACCTGCAGTTCATCTACGGCCAGATCCACCTGAAGAGCGACATCCCCAGCCGCCAACTCGGGCCGGAATACGCCCGCTGGGCGACCTGGCTGAAGAACAAGCTCGAAAACTTCTCCCTGGAGCTGTCCACCCTGCGCCACCGCCAGGACGTCATGGTCGGCAACGAGATCGACAACTTCGCCAAGGCCATGCGCGACGGCAGCCTCAAGCCCATGGAGGGCAAGGGCGCGGGCGTGGGCGCGGTCATCCTCGGCGCGGGCCCGTCGCTGGAGACCATGGCCCCGCTGCTCAAGGAAAAGATGGGCCACGTGCTCTACACCTGCGCCCTGCAGACCATCCCGTCCCTGCAGAACCTCGGCATCAAGCCGCACCTGTGCGCGGCCATCGACTACGACAAGTCCATGCTCAAGGTCTTCGAGCGGCTGGACCCGGATTTCGTCCAGGACGTGCCCCTGGTCTACTCCACCAAGATCGACCCCATGATCCTCAAGCGCTATCCCGGACCGACCCTGCCCCTGTGGACCGTGGGCGGCGTGGGCACCAAGGTGCTCGAGGAGCGGGACCTGGTGCTCGACGCGGGCGGCAACGTCTCGGTGACCCTGTCGCGCTTCCTGCGCTACTGCGGCGTCTCCCACCTGCTCCTGGCCGGGCAGGACTACGCCTGGATCAACGGCATGTCCCACTCGGGCGGCCACCACAACCACACCACCTCGGACAAACGGTATTCCTGGCACCAGACCACGCGCAACATGGACGGCGAGGAAATCCTGACCACGGTGCAGTACATGACCGCCAAGCGCGAGCTGGAGGACGACCTCAAGCAGTCCGACTTCCCGGTCTTCAACCTCTACGGCGGCGGCGTGGTCATCGAGGGCACCAAGGTCGTGGACGTGGACACGGCCTACGCCAAGGGCATCCTGGCCTCGGCCCCGGGCGCGGTGGAGAGCTTTTTGCGCAACCTGAACGACTGCCGCCACGCGGTCCCGCCCCTGCGCCTGGAACCGCGCTCGCCCATGTGGTCCAATTCCATGCGCAACGCGGAAAAGCACCTGACCAAGCTGTTCAGGGACCTTGCGGACAACCAGCAAAAGGTCCACGAGGCCTTGAGCCGGGTGGAGCTGTTCATGAAGCAGGACCCGCTCTACTGCCCGTACCTGTTCAACGAGATCGTGGACATGGCCGGTCTGACCAAGGCCAAGTACCTCTACGAGTCCAAGGACCTGGGCGAATTCAAGCGCATCGCCAAGAACGTGCTCAGGAAGGTCCGCGAGATCGACCGCAAGGTCTGCCTGGCCGCCGACGACCAGGCCGTGGCCTGA
- a CDS encoding phosphatase PAP2 family protein, producing the protein MRCTSLKHWALYSAPLLLILAALWLGFDTERDAALFFKDFRAAHAGLTMFMKFVTDWCNPLFYLVYAGMLLTAWRTGNRERLRFVLVVLVVQGLVAGLAVHFTKYLIGRPRPGQGHWYEPLSGRAAQEALPSGHTAEYTGWTLPLALRLSRAALTVLLGLSLGLVGFSRIYLGWHHPTDVFFGWLLSSVGGFAAVIIADSSLFRRS; encoded by the coding sequence ATGCGCTGCACTTCCCTGAAACATTGGGCGCTCTACTCCGCGCCGCTGCTGCTCATCCTGGCCGCCCTCTGGCTCGGGTTCGACACCGAGCGCGACGCGGCCCTGTTCTTCAAGGACTTCCGCGCGGCCCACGCCGGGCTGACAATGTTCATGAAATTCGTCACAGACTGGTGCAACCCCCTGTTCTATCTCGTATACGCGGGCATGCTCCTGACCGCCTGGCGGACCGGCAACCGGGAGCGGCTGCGCTTCGTCCTGGTCGTGCTCGTGGTCCAGGGACTGGTGGCCGGGCTGGCCGTGCACTTCACCAAATACCTCATCGGCAGGCCGCGCCCCGGCCAAGGGCACTGGTACGAGCCCCTGTCCGGCCGGGCCGCGCAGGAGGCCCTGCCCTCGGGGCATACCGCCGAATACACCGGCTGGACCCTGCCCCTGGCCCTGCGCCTGTCGCGCGCGGCCCTGACCGTCCTGCTCGGACTGTCCCTCGGACTGGTCGGCTTCTCGCGCATCTACCTCGGCTGGCACCACCCAACGGACGTCTTCTTCGGCTGGCTGCTCAGCAGCGTGGGCGGTTTCGCCGCCGTGATCATCGCCGATTCCTCGCTTTTCAGGAGATCATGA
- a CDS encoding DUF6790 family protein, translating into MYVVYLAVIAVVCAFLNWIFTDATFFATLLAWLLGVQVGLGALWAFLGHYYKSDQVAAYIGWRPGSPFQKEIAFANLALGGCGVLAFGLRHSPLRDGFWLATILFATFFLVGAFTVHAADLRVGGTQKPGNAGPVFFADICMPVVLWVLYLFI; encoded by the coding sequence ATGTACGTCGTCTACCTGGCCGTTATCGCCGTTGTCTGCGCCTTCCTGAACTGGATATTCACCGACGCGACCTTCTTCGCCACGCTCCTGGCCTGGCTCCTCGGCGTCCAGGTCGGCCTGGGCGCGCTGTGGGCCTTCCTCGGCCACTACTACAAATCGGACCAGGTCGCCGCCTACATCGGCTGGCGGCCCGGCAGCCCGTTCCAAAAGGAAATAGCCTTCGCCAACCTGGCGCTCGGCGGCTGCGGCGTTCTCGCCTTCGGCCTGCGCCACTCCCCCCTGCGCGACGGCTTCTGGCTCGCCACCATCCTCTTCGCCACCTTCTTCCTGGTCGGCGCCTTCACCGTCCACGCCGCCGACCTCCGCGTGGGCGGCACCCAAAAACCCGGCAACGCCGGGCCCGTGTTCTTCGCGGACATTTGCATGCCCGTGGTGTTGTGGGTGTTGTACTTATTTATATAG
- the lpxB gene encoding lipid-A-disaccharide synthase: MQTGNPSGPIWFSVGEASGDLHGAELMKAFRAVDPDVPFTGMGGPAMEAEGLVPRHSMREISLVGITEILGGLPRILKLLGVIRKELAALRPRAIVLVDCPEFNFRIARMAKKLGIPVYYYISPQIWAWRSGRANFLRDFVRKVICILPFEKDFYAKYGMDVAYVGHPLMDVLPLDLLDGLPVRENRIGLLPGSRTKEVTSLLPVFAGAARRLAVDHPGLEYVLVRAPGMDESLLRSLWPEDIPVSFVSPAERYQVFRTCKLIMAASGTVTLETALIGTPVLVAYKVSPLSEMIGRMLINVRYVSLPNLILDREIYPEYIGRDASPENLARTARSWLDDPEAYGEIKNGLKVLRTMVGDPGAPGRAARIILDDLEALASASG; this comes from the coding sequence ATGCAGACAGGCAATCCATCCGGTCCCATCTGGTTCAGCGTGGGCGAGGCCTCCGGCGATCTACACGGCGCGGAGTTGATGAAGGCGTTTCGGGCCGTGGACCCGGACGTGCCCTTCACCGGCATGGGCGGCCCGGCCATGGAGGCCGAGGGGCTGGTGCCGCGCCACTCCATGCGCGAGATATCCCTGGTCGGCATCACCGAAATCCTCGGCGGCCTGCCGCGCATCCTCAAGCTGCTCGGAGTGATCAGGAAGGAACTCGCGGCCCTCCGGCCCCGGGCCATCGTCCTGGTGGACTGCCCGGAGTTCAACTTCCGCATCGCGCGCATGGCCAAGAAGCTCGGCATCCCGGTGTACTACTACATCAGCCCGCAGATCTGGGCCTGGCGCTCGGGCCGGGCCAATTTCCTGCGCGACTTCGTCCGCAAGGTCATCTGCATCCTGCCGTTCGAAAAGGATTTCTACGCCAAGTACGGCATGGACGTGGCCTATGTGGGCCATCCGCTCATGGATGTGCTGCCCCTTGATCTGCTGGACGGGCTCCCGGTTCGGGAAAACCGCATCGGGCTGCTGCCTGGCAGCCGGACCAAGGAGGTCACCTCCCTGCTCCCGGTGTTCGCGGGCGCGGCCCGGAGGCTGGCCGTGGACCATCCCGGCCTGGAATACGTCCTGGTCCGCGCGCCGGGCATGGACGAATCCCTGCTGCGCTCCCTGTGGCCCGAGGACATCCCGGTGTCCTTCGTCTCCCCGGCCGAGCGCTACCAGGTTTTCCGCACATGCAAGCTCATCATGGCCGCCTCGGGCACCGTGACCCTGGAGACCGCGCTCATCGGCACCCCGGTCCTGGTGGCCTACAAGGTCTCGCCCCTGTCCGAAATGATCGGCAGGATGCTCATCAACGTGCGGTATGTCTCCCTGCCCAACCTCATCCTGGACCGAGAGATATACCCGGAATACATCGGCCGGGACGCCTCGCCCGAGAACCTGGCCCGGACCGCCCGGTCCTGGCTGGACGACCCCGAGGCCTACGGCGAGATCAAAAACGGGCTCAAGGTCCTGCGCACCATGGTCGGCGATCCCGGCGCGCCGGGCCGGGCCGCGAGGATCATCCTCGACGACCTTGAGGCCCTGGCCTCCGCGTCCGGCTGA
- a CDS encoding Gfo/Idh/MocA family protein: MLKVGVVGLGRMGGVHLRNYTEMPDVEVVGVVDVDAKAREDVTARFGVPTFATLDELLAQKPDAVSVCVPTFLHHEAGMRLLEQGVSTLIEKPLAATAAEGAELVAKAREKGAVLMVGHSERFNPAIERVKSLLEDDVISVHIERVSPYPVRIQDVGVIKDLGSHDIDLIRYLTGSDFKNVHVVASATFGEHEDSAVITAEMENGVLAQISTNWVSPFRGRKINVACKSRFVAADLIAQSVMEYSPFSEVEKTYSVREWPVVAREPIKAELTAFLDALRNNIPAPITGEDGLEVLKTFERLFDSLHG, from the coding sequence ATGTTGAAAGTCGGAGTGGTCGGTCTGGGCCGGATGGGCGGCGTCCATCTGCGCAATTACACCGAAATGCCCGATGTGGAAGTGGTCGGCGTGGTCGATGTGGACGCCAAGGCGCGCGAGGACGTCACCGCCCGGTTCGGCGTGCCGACCTTCGCCACCCTGGACGAACTGCTCGCTCAAAAGCCGGACGCCGTGTCCGTGTGCGTGCCCACCTTCCTGCATCACGAGGCGGGCATGCGCCTTCTGGAACAGGGCGTCTCCACGCTTATCGAAAAGCCCCTGGCCGCCACCGCAGCCGAGGGCGCGGAACTGGTCGCCAAGGCCAGGGAAAAGGGCGCCGTGCTCATGGTCGGCCACTCGGAACGCTTCAACCCGGCCATCGAGCGGGTCAAGTCCCTGCTCGAAGACGACGTCATCTCCGTGCACATCGAGCGGGTCAGCCCGTATCCGGTGCGCATCCAGGACGTGGGCGTGATCAAGGACCTCGGGTCCCACGACATCGACCTGATCCGCTACCTGACCGGCTCGGACTTCAAGAACGTGCACGTGGTCGCTTCCGCCACCTTCGGCGAGCATGAGGATTCCGCCGTGATCACCGCCGAGATGGAAAACGGCGTCCTGGCCCAGATTTCCACCAACTGGGTGAGCCCGTTCAGGGGCCGCAAGATCAACGTGGCCTGCAAGTCCCGATTCGTGGCCGCCGATCTGATCGCCCAGAGCGTCATGGAATATTCGCCCTTTTCCGAGGTAGAAAAGACCTACTCCGTGCGCGAATGGCCCGTGGTCGCCCGCGAACCCATCAAGGCCGAGCTGACCGCCTTTCTCGACGCCCTGCGCAACAACATCCCGGCGCCCATCACCGGCGAGGACGGCCTCGAAGTCCTCAAAACCTTCGAACGCCTCTTCGACAGCCTCCACGGCTAG
- a CDS encoding cysteine synthase, translating to MNKNLLELIGDTPLVEIRHLNPNPNVRILAKIECQNPGGSIKDRVAAAMIAAAEESGELTRDKIIIEATSGNTGVGLAMVAAIKGYRIKLLMPETASEERKMIMAAYGAELELTPGHLATDGAIEQAYRYAREEPDKYVLMDQYNNPASVLAHYMGTGLEIWNQTEGKVTHCVMTLGTSGTAMGIAKRLHEMGQVYVAAVEPYAGHKIQGLKNMLESYPPGIYDKHALDEILHVEDEDAFENCRRLARHEGIFAGMSSGAALGGALQLAERLDQGLIVVIFPDSGERYLSTHLYRQRSGSGVTIFDMASGADKMLNTASGLGAYTMGPSLDNPDGLDSWRRLALLDVFVRHLAGRGVKVEGVAGLTDMDDRTLAAAREAGTDRASFAADLREAILARGRAMGLSESLKFPLSSAGNETALTLCRKLLGKGLAYEKLRSVYFDVFRDKRYGEIGTVDLDKVSGGRTVDLDAYVKDNPLDFTLLKRASLMDLKRGEVLETQWGNVRPSWFLQHAAMALDESNRTDVMIGSDKHRFPHLENLRAIWSTAGREAQAWMVCQQTSDAEGETLATVAEKLGGFRAARLWLLSVATRKPLCASGENLAMWARNWRRIQEGAVALTLALDARGDAVPTDVEQAVFDVKAAFRTALDQGLNLHHFWPALFKFIKQVNHWTADNQLTGAAAKACLDELKAIDTILAIIDPAQMPVPLGDLPKEVQGMVADRQKAREAKDFGLSDELRDKIGGAGFRVEDTGGVPRVFKA from the coding sequence ATGAACAAGAACCTGCTTGAGCTGATCGGCGACACGCCGCTGGTGGAGATACGCCACCTCAACCCCAATCCGAACGTCAGGATTTTGGCCAAGATCGAGTGCCAGAATCCCGGCGGGTCCATCAAGGACCGGGTGGCGGCGGCCATGATCGCGGCCGCCGAGGAGTCGGGCGAGCTGACCAGGGACAAGATCATCATCGAGGCCACCTCGGGCAACACCGGCGTGGGTCTGGCCATGGTCGCGGCCATCAAGGGCTACCGCATCAAGCTGCTCATGCCCGAGACGGCCTCCGAGGAGCGCAAGATGATTATGGCCGCCTACGGCGCGGAGCTGGAGCTGACCCCGGGCCACCTGGCCACGGACGGGGCCATCGAGCAGGCCTACCGCTACGCCCGCGAGGAGCCGGACAAGTACGTGCTCATGGACCAGTACAACAACCCGGCCTCGGTCCTGGCGCACTACATGGGCACCGGGCTCGAAATCTGGAATCAGACCGAGGGCAAGGTGACGCACTGCGTCATGACCCTGGGCACCTCGGGCACGGCCATGGGCATCGCGAAAAGGCTGCATGAGATGGGCCAGGTCTACGTGGCCGCGGTGGAGCCCTATGCGGGGCACAAGATACAGGGCCTCAAGAACATGCTCGAATCCTACCCGCCGGGCATCTACGACAAGCACGCCCTGGACGAGATTCTGCACGTGGAGGACGAGGACGCCTTCGAGAACTGCCGCAGGCTGGCCCGGCACGAGGGCATTTTCGCGGGCATGAGCTCGGGCGCGGCCCTGGGCGGGGCGTTGCAGCTGGCCGAGCGGTTGGACCAAGGGCTCATCGTGGTCATCTTCCCGGATTCGGGCGAGCGCTATCTGTCCACCCACCTCTACCGCCAGCGGTCCGGCAGCGGGGTGACGATCTTCGACATGGCCTCGGGCGCGGACAAGATGCTCAACACCGCGTCGGGCCTGGGCGCGTACACCATGGGCCCGAGCCTGGACAACCCGGACGGGTTGGACTCCTGGCGCAGGCTGGCCCTGCTCGACGTGTTCGTCCGCCACCTGGCCGGGCGCGGCGTCAAGGTCGAGGGCGTGGCCGGGCTGACCGACATGGACGACCGCACCCTGGCCGCGGCCCGCGAGGCGGGCACGGACCGGGCCTCGTTCGCCGCCGATCTTCGCGAGGCGATCCTGGCGCGCGGCCGGGCCATGGGGCTGTCCGAGTCCCTGAAATTTCCCCTGTCGTCCGCCGGTAACGAGACCGCGCTCACCCTCTGCCGCAAGCTGTTGGGCAAGGGGCTGGCCTACGAGAAGCTGCGCAGCGTCTACTTCGACGTGTTCCGCGACAAGCGGTACGGCGAGATCGGCACGGTGGACCTGGACAAGGTGTCCGGCGGCCGCACGGTGGACCTGGACGCCTACGTCAAGGACAACCCACTCGATTTCACGCTGTTGAAACGCGCCTCGCTCATGGACCTGAAGCGCGGCGAGGTCCTGGAGACCCAGTGGGGCAACGTGCGCCCGAGCTGGTTCTTGCAGCACGCGGCCATGGCCCTGGACGAATCGAACCGGACCGACGTGATGATCGGCTCGGACAAGCACCGCTTCCCGCACCTGGAGAACCTGCGGGCCATCTGGTCCACGGCCGGGCGCGAGGCCCAGGCGTGGATGGTCTGCCAGCAGACCTCGGACGCCGAGGGCGAGACGCTGGCCACGGTGGCCGAAAAACTCGGCGGCTTTCGCGCGGCCCGCTTGTGGCTGCTGTCCGTGGCCACCCGCAAGCCCCTGTGCGCGTCCGGCGAAAACCTGGCCATGTGGGCCCGCAACTGGCGGCGCATCCAGGAGGGCGCGGTGGCCCTGACCCTGGCGCTGGACGCGCGCGGCGACGCCGTCCCCACCGACGTGGAGCAGGCGGTCTTCGACGTCAAGGCGGCCTTCAGGACCGCCCTGGACCAAGGCCTCAACCTCCACCACTTCTGGCCCGCCCTGTTCAAGTTCATCAAACAGGTCAACCACTGGACCGCCGACAACCAGCTCACCGGCGCGGCCGCCAAGGCCTGCCTCGACGAACTCAAGGCCATCGACACCATCCTCGCCATCATCGACCCCGCCCAAATGCCCGTCCCCCTCGGCGACCTGCCCAAGGAAGTGCAAGGCATGGTCGCGGACAGACAGAAGGCGCGGGAGGCCAAGGACTTTGGCTTATCGGATGAACTGCGGGACAAGATCGGGGGGGCCGGATTCAGAGTTGAGGATACGGGGGGTGTGCCGAGGGTGTTTAAGGCGTAG